One Scomber scombrus chromosome 4, fScoSco1.1, whole genome shotgun sequence genomic region harbors:
- the rab3c gene encoding ras-related protein Rab-3C, translated as MDLYGKMAATQDVKGKGEGGDQNFDYMFKLLIIGNSSVGKTSFLFRYADDAFTSAFVSTVGIDFKVKTVYKNDKRIKLQIWDTAGQERYRTITTAYYRGAMGFILMYDITNEESFGAVQDWSTQIKTYSWDNAQVVLAGNKCDMEEERVVSVDSGRLLAEQLGFEFFETSAKDNINVKQTFERLVDLICDKMSESLDTDPAVTTGAPTAKLTDSAPPLQQPGCNC; from the exons ATGGACTTGTATGGGAAG atGGCTGCCACTCAGGATGTGaaaggaaagggggagggaggggaccAAAACTTCGACTACATGTTCAAGCTGCTGATCATTGGCAACAGCAGTGTGGGCAAAACATCATTCCTGTTCCGTTACGCCGATGACGCCTTCACTTCGGCCTTCGTCAGCACAGTGGGAATCGACTTCAAAGTGAAAACTGTGTACAAGAATGACAAGAGGATCAAACTGCAGATCTGg GACACAGCAGGCCAGGAGCGCTATAGGACCATCACCACTGCCTACTACCGTGGAGCCATGGGCTTTATTCTCATGTATGACATCACCAATGAGGAGTCCTTCGGTGCTGTGCAGGACTG GTCGACTCAAATAAAAACGTACTCATGGGATAACGCACAGGTGGTGCTGGCTGGGAATAAGTGTGACatggaagaggagagagtggtCTCAGTGGATAGTGGCAGACTGCTGGCAGAACAGTTGG GATTTGAATTCTTTGAGACCAGCGCCAAAGACAACATCAATGTGAAGCAGACCTTTGAACGTCTCGTTGACCTAATTTGCGATAAGATGTCCGAGAGCTTGGACACTGATCCAGCTGTCACCACAGGAGCTCCCACTGCCAAACTCACAGACAGTGCACCACCCCTCCAGCAGCCCGGGTGTAACTGTTAG
- the si:dkey-190g11.3 gene encoding ATP synthase subunit C lysine N-methyltransferase, with protein MEDSIEMILQDYGRVLPTTRTHPLVSACTGALITGLYGVWSVFAMPGFRKIPVRLKVPYLPSSKDQTRNTMKLLEGRTGRLADLGSGDGRLVFAASSAGFHCTGFEINSILLVYTRCKAKWRGLPASQATFVKKDFWKTDFSKYNNVTAFLAPGVIETLGEKLVKELPDDASVIACRFPFSDWPHQLSAGSGLDQTWAYDMSTVRSSLRNVSSTAV; from the exons ATGGAGGACTCAATTGAGATGATTCTGCAGGACTACGGCAGGGTCCTTCCTACCACCAGAACCCATCCTTTGGTGTCAGCCTGCACAGGTGCTCTGATCACAGGCCTGTATGGGGTATGGAGCGTGTTTGCCATGCCTGGCTTTCGCAAAATCCCAGTGAGACTTAAG GTTCCTTATTTGCCCTCCAGTAAAGATCAGACACGGAATACTATGAAGCTGCTTGAGGGACGAACCGGTCGCTTAGCAGATTTGGGATCAGGAGATGGAAGACTG GTGTTTGCAGCCTCTTCTGCTGGTTTCCACTGCACAGGGTTTGAGATCAACTCCATCTTACTGGTATATACCAGGTGCAAGGCCAAGTGGAGAGGTCTGCCTGCAAGCCAAGCAACCTTTGTTAAAAAAGACTTTTGGAAG aCTGACTTTTCAAAGTACAACAATGTTACAGCTTTTCTTGCCCCAGGAGTG ATTGAGACACTTGGTGAGAAGCTGGTGAAGGAGCTTCCTGATGATGCAAGCGTCATCGCTTGtcgttttcctttctccgaCTGGCCACACCAATTGTCTGCCGGCTCTGGTCTTGACCAGACTTGGGCCTATGACATGAGCACTGTTCGCTCAAGCTTGAGAAATGTGTCGAGCACAGCGGTGTAG